A genomic region of Metopolophium dirhodum isolate CAU chromosome 1, ASM1992520v1, whole genome shotgun sequence contains the following coding sequences:
- the LOC132945106 gene encoding zinc finger MYM-type protein 1-like yields the protein MVVEDGLVSYMIGCAFPFGDVLDLRTMKNCEICGRERGDMNPTNWNRHVKSCRFKTTVTPKLKRNLNNASIKEFFTKKIKLERIGTTNSNDDTENVENSQPSSSILNRIHDQYEQSVSTETLCISTSTQSNLIYENDPAKFHTFINVTPEFTDMIVRKGPCQPTNNNFKFPKNEEHRSFQESWFTKKLNDGTLVNRDWLSYSISTDKMFCFHCQMFGRTKRDNWIINGVSKWKNALHKILVHETSSNHIDASLKFKLRNQVLPILPSLTEKRKFEVLCNRGIVKELIDITLFLGRHSLAFRGHREKWSDSLRGNFKDLVELVSNYSPTMAPYISNLKNKNNKPQWSFISWRRQNELVECISDDIVGIISKSIKDSPFFSVSLDTTFDVSRKEQLSFIVRYIDKKSGNIYERLIAVLETPITTGHELMNVFKETCDLLNLDWKNHLVGQSYDGAANMRGNYNGLQSLIKEINPHAIYVWCWAHRLNLVITDVVSSGVNAMDMFGNLEKLYDLINSSKIRVKYYEQFQKERYKKKQIRRIKRVTTTRWMSFSCALDVVLSTYLAVMDTLEIMRSKDGPGDRKTGFEAGAILDYLRSYRFVWTALTFKKLFDILSPTSSILQSKDLDLMLAVSMIEQNKIKISTLRSDESFEHLSQEVDAFVLEQGDENEEFIQLPTPPLRKKKKMSGELSDDELISNPIQNIKVNTFFSALDIVQRQLSERFSDESIGVLKDLSLLTSKVIFKINQNPNFLPKDSFKFFLEIYGKFVDEKYLCSEYLQFASIFHTLITSEALPNTLHSKCEEIFGSESEPESDDESDEEDNNSKNIKNNSGSLQPIFQIFLNKGLISVFPNVYTMLKIGLTLPVTSASPERAFSKLKIVKNRLRSTMGQERLQGLMRITCEKDITINYENIINAFASKSPHLQKALVL from the exons ATGGTTGTCGAAGATGGTCTTGTATCCTATATGATTGGTTGTGCTTTTCCTTTTGGTGATGTAT tagatTTGCGAACAATGAAAAATTGCGAAATTTGTGGACGTGAAAGAGGAGACATGAACCCTACGAATTGGAATAGACATGTGAAAAGCTGTAGGTTCAAAACTACCGTAACACCTAaactaaaaagaaatttaaataatgcttCAATAAAAGAATTCTTCaccaagaaaataaaattagaaagaATTG gtactacaAATAGTAATGACGATACTGAAAATGTAGAAAATAGTCAACCCAGTTCTTCTATTCTGAATAGAATTCATGATCAATATGAACAATCTGTGTCAACTG AAACGTTATGTATTTCAACTTCAACACAATCTAATTTGATATATGAAAATGATCCAGCtaaatttcatacatttatcaATGTTACACCAGAATTTACTGATATGATAGTACGAAAAGGGCCTTGTCaacctacaaataataattttaagtttccaaAAAATGAGGAACACAGAAGTTTTCAAGAGTcctggtttacaaaaaaattaaatgatggGACTTTGGTTAATAGAGATTGGTTATCATATTCTATTTCCACTgacaaaatgttttgttttcattGTCAGATGTTTGGTAGAACAAAAAGAGACAACTGGATCATTAATGGTGTAAGTAAATGGAAAAATGCATTACATAAAATTTTAGTTCATGAAACGTCATCAAATCATATAGATGCgtctttgaaatttaaattgagAAATCAAGTGTTACCCATTCTTCCATCACTGACTGAAAAAAGAAAATTCGAAGTCCTCTGTAATCGTGGAATTGTAAAAGAACTCATTGACATCACTTTGTTTTTAGGCCGCCATTCTTTAGCTTTTCGTGGTCATCGTGAAAAATGGTCAGATTCATTGCGAGGAAATTTCAAAGATTTAGTAGAACTTGTTTCAAACTATTCCCCTACAATGGCACcatacatttcaaatttaaaaaataaaaataataaacctcaGTGGTCTTTCATATCATGGCGTAGACAAAATGAACTTGTAGAATGTATATCAGATGATATTGTCGGTATCATATCTAAAAGTATAAAGGATTCTCCTTTCTTTAGTGTTTCACTTGACACAACATTTGACGTATCTCGAAAAGAACAATTGTCGTTTATTGTTCGTTACATTGATAAAAAATCGGGTAATATTTATGAACGCCTAATTGCTGTCCTGGAAACACCTATAACAACAGGTCATGAATTAATGAATGTATTTAAAGAAACTTGTGATTTGTTAAACTTAGATTGGAAAAATCATCTTGTTGGCCAATCGTATGATGGCGCTGCCAATATGAGAGGTAATTATAATGGTCTTCAAAGTTTGATCAAAGAAATTAATCCTCATGCTATTTATGTATGGTGTTGGGCACACCGATTAAACTTGGTGATTACTGATGTTGTAAGTTCAGGTGTTAATGCAATGGATATGTTTggaaatttagaaaaattatatgatCTAATTAATTCAAGTAAAATTAGAGTTAAGTATTATGAACAGTTTCAAAAAGAAAGATATAAGAAGAAACAAATTCGTCGAATAAAACGTGTGACAACTACACGTTGGATGTCATTTTCATGTGCGCTGGACGTGGTTTTGAGTACATATTTGGCTGTAATGGACACATTAGAAATAATGCGAAGTAAAGATGGACCAGGTGATAGAAAAACTGGATTTGAAGCTGGAGCTATACTTGATTATTTAAGGTCTTATCGCTTTGTATGGACAGCATTGacgtttaaaaaattgtttgatatacTATCACCAACCAGCTCAATATTGCAAAGCAAAGATCTAGATCTGATGTTAGCTGTTTCAAtgattgaacaaaataaaataaaaatatcaacactTCGATCTGATGAGAGTTTTGAACATTTATCTCAAGAAGTAGATGCTTTTGTTTTAGAACAAGGAGATGAAAATGAAGAATTCATTCAATTGCCCACTCCTCCTTTAcgtaagaagaaaaaaatgtctggTGAACTTTCAGATGATGAACTTATTTCAAATCCTATTCAAAACATAAAAGTGAACACATTTTTTTCTGCACTAGACATAGTACAAAGACAACTATCTGAACGTTTCAGTGATGAATCAATTGGTGTTCTTAAGGATCTATCACTTCTTACAAGTaaagtcatttttaaaataaatcaaaatcctaattttttaccaaaagatAGTTTTAAGTTCTTCTTAGAAATATATGGAAAGTTTGTTGATGAAAAATATCTTTGTTCAGAGTACTTACAATTTGCTTCAATTTTTCATACTCTTATAACGTCGGAAGCTTTACCAAACACCTTACATAGTAAATGTGAAGAAATATTTGGGAGTGAATCTGAACCTGAAAGCGACGATGAAAGTGACGAAGaagataataattcaaaaaacattaaaaacaattcgGGAAGCTTACAaccaatttttcaaatatttttaaataaaggtttAATATCTGTATTCCCAAATGTGTATACAATGTTAAAGATAGGATTGACGTTACCGGTTACTAGTGCTAGTCCTGAAAGGGCGTTTTCTAAGCTGAAAATAGTGAAGAATCGACTTCGTTCTACTATGGGACAAGAGAGATTACAAGGTTTAATGAGAATAACTTGTGAAAaagatataactataaattatgaaaatattattaacgccTTTGCATCTAAAAGTCCTCATCTACAAAAAgcattagtattataa